In Halomonas alkalicola, the following proteins share a genomic window:
- the pglZ gene encoding BREX-1 system phosphatase PglZ type A — protein sequence MSSQIQTALTRLFDKHRIIFWYDTKQELRGDFETVSIPHVEKLEIANNEYSLKYRVLRESPDQKFLLYKEGPQPEDLDNWLLDVQLAHGEFRTDQVAIWLSELELGLEFAEVAQAHADFFQAIKRKEALKKLLKPDDTAGQLRLKMLAVCAGSEPRMDSVVETLLQQLAEDRDDGIRLIERCGLDSFLWEQLTRFYGYEASEPSLRDFVIELFKSCYAMTVVGERTDGEVKLTGDALVFLKRWKDSRQFEQGFETLSAECAGVLGIEQDLGKRDFRDLVELDYFRLIDQKIISDLVRAVVSRTVTSGDVALWVRQRRQGHWYGEFRHLYEAIEFAARFVQMLGEARLTMDSLSDGVQRYSRTWFQLDQLYRKFTYHVRMSGQASLMGELSEQVENLYSNNYLLKLGDGFQVHVDAAPRWEAYPVVQQKAFFEHWVRPYLRKDKRICVVISDAMRYEIGDELLGLIRQEDRYSAELEPALSTLPSYTQLGMAALLPNKSLAIADNDTGTVLVDGQSSQGTVNRTKILQAALDGRGQAVKAEDFMQLNREDSRELLKGNDVLYIYHNRIDHTGDKMHSEGQAFEAAEQTLDDLIRLIKKLTAANANNLLITADHGFIYQNRELDESDFLGDAVSGDDIRYRDRRFVLGKGLSASPAFHHFSSEQLGLDGEMEVQIPKSINRLRLKGSGSRFVHGGASLQEVVIPVLKVNKKRQSDVSAVEVDILRGASSVITSGQLAVTLYQSGPVTEKVQPRHLRAGIYTQSGELISDSHELSFDLTSENPRERELQVRFVLSRKADEANGQEVFLKLEEQHAGTSHYKEYKSLRYLMRRSFTSDFDF from the coding sequence ATGAGCAGCCAGATTCAAACGGCTCTGACGCGACTGTTTGATAAGCACCGGATCATTTTCTGGTACGACACCAAGCAAGAGCTGCGCGGTGATTTCGAGACGGTTTCCATCCCGCACGTGGAGAAGCTGGAAATCGCCAACAACGAGTACAGTCTGAAATATCGTGTTCTGCGGGAGTCACCCGACCAGAAGTTCCTTCTGTACAAAGAAGGACCGCAACCGGAGGATCTGGATAACTGGTTGCTGGATGTGCAGTTGGCCCACGGCGAGTTCCGGACTGACCAGGTGGCTATCTGGCTGTCCGAACTGGAGCTGGGACTGGAGTTCGCCGAGGTGGCCCAGGCCCACGCGGATTTTTTCCAGGCGATCAAGCGCAAGGAGGCGTTGAAGAAGCTGCTGAAGCCGGACGACACTGCCGGTCAGCTTCGCCTGAAGATGCTGGCTGTATGTGCCGGTAGTGAGCCCCGTATGGACTCGGTGGTGGAAACCCTGCTGCAGCAACTCGCGGAAGACCGAGATGATGGCATCCGGTTGATTGAGCGCTGTGGTCTGGATAGTTTCCTGTGGGAACAACTGACCCGTTTCTACGGCTACGAGGCCAGTGAGCCGAGCCTGCGAGACTTCGTGATTGAGCTGTTCAAGTCTTGCTACGCCATGACTGTTGTTGGAGAGCGTACGGATGGCGAGGTCAAACTGACCGGCGACGCCCTGGTGTTCCTCAAACGCTGGAAAGACAGCCGGCAGTTCGAGCAGGGGTTTGAAACCCTGTCTGCCGAGTGTGCCGGGGTGCTCGGCATTGAGCAGGACCTGGGCAAGCGGGACTTCCGGGACCTGGTTGAGCTGGACTACTTCCGGCTAATCGACCAGAAGATTATCAGTGACCTGGTGCGGGCGGTGGTTAGCCGCACAGTTACCAGCGGCGATGTGGCGCTGTGGGTGCGGCAGCGGCGCCAGGGCCATTGGTACGGGGAGTTCCGCCACCTGTATGAAGCCATTGAGTTTGCGGCCCGCTTTGTCCAGATGCTGGGTGAGGCTCGTCTCACCATGGACAGCCTCTCCGACGGCGTTCAGCGATACAGCCGCACCTGGTTCCAGTTGGACCAGCTCTACCGCAAGTTTACCTACCATGTGCGCATGTCCGGCCAGGCATCGTTGATGGGCGAGCTCAGTGAGCAGGTGGAGAACCTGTATTCCAACAACTACCTGCTCAAGCTGGGCGATGGCTTCCAGGTTCATGTCGACGCCGCGCCGCGCTGGGAGGCCTATCCGGTCGTTCAGCAAAAGGCCTTTTTCGAGCACTGGGTTCGCCCGTACCTGCGCAAGGACAAACGGATTTGTGTGGTCATTTCCGACGCCATGCGCTATGAGATTGGTGATGAGCTGCTGGGCCTTATCCGGCAGGAAGATCGCTACAGCGCGGAGCTTGAACCGGCACTCTCGACCCTTCCCAGCTATACCCAGCTCGGTATGGCGGCGCTGCTGCCCAACAAGTCCTTGGCGATCGCCGACAACGACACCGGTACGGTACTGGTGGATGGCCAAAGCTCTCAGGGCACGGTCAACCGTACCAAAATCCTGCAGGCCGCCTTGGATGGTCGGGGCCAGGCCGTCAAGGCGGAGGATTTTATGCAGCTCAACCGGGAAGACAGCCGTGAGCTGCTCAAAGGTAATGATGTGCTGTACATCTACCACAACCGCATCGATCACACTGGCGACAAGATGCATTCAGAGGGGCAGGCCTTTGAAGCCGCAGAACAAACCCTGGATGACCTGATTCGTCTGATCAAGAAGCTCACGGCGGCCAACGCCAATAACCTGCTGATCACCGCAGATCATGGCTTTATTTACCAGAACCGTGAGCTGGATGAGAGTGATTTCCTGGGCGATGCCGTTTCTGGCGATGATATTCGCTACCGGGACCGTCGGTTCGTGCTGGGTAAGGGGCTGTCCGCCTCTCCGGCCTTCCATCACTTCTCGTCTGAGCAGCTTGGGCTGGATGGCGAGATGGAAGTGCAGATTCCTAAGTCCATCAACCGGCTGCGCCTTAAAGGCTCTGGCAGCCGCTTTGTGCATGGCGGCGCATCCCTTCAGGAGGTTGTGATTCCGGTCCTGAAGGTTAACAAGAAGCGCCAGAGTGATGTCAGCGCCGTTGAGGTCGACATCCTCCGGGGGGCCAGCTCGGTGATTACTTCCGGCCAACTGGCGGTCACCTTGTATCAGTCCGGACCGGTTACCGAGAAAGTACAGCCTCGCCACCTGCGGGCCGGAATTTACACCCAGTCAGGGGAGTTGATTTCGGACAGTCACGAGCTGTCGTTTGACCTGACCTCGGAGAACCCCCGCGAGCGGGAGCTTCAGGTGCGCTTCGTGCTGAGCCGCAAGGCGGATGAGGCCAATGGCCAGGAGGTTTTCCTAAAGCTGGAAGAACAGCACGCCGGCACCTCCCACTACAAGGAATACAAGTCGCTCAGGTATTTGATGCGGCGGTCCTTTACCAGCGATTTTGATTTCTAA